In Haloarcula salinisoli, a genomic segment contains:
- a CDS encoding thioredoxin family protein produces MTSDGVRTVDTREQLDTLLADHERVLVMVRTAGCTICKSMSPILDGVDRTTDATVVEFNPRTDLDAVADFAVRSVPTFLLFVDGELVDRRADGFVPSEDLTAFAASD; encoded by the coding sequence ATGACGAGCGACGGCGTACGCACAGTCGACACCCGCGAGCAGCTCGATACGCTGCTGGCCGACCACGAGCGGGTGCTGGTGATGGTCCGCACCGCCGGCTGTACCATCTGCAAGTCGATGTCGCCGATTCTCGACGGCGTCGACCGCACGACCGACGCGACCGTCGTCGAGTTCAACCCCCGAACGGACCTCGACGCCGTGGCCGACTTCGCCGTGCGAAGCGTCCCCACCTTCCTCCTGTTCGTCGACGGCGAGCTGGTCGACCGCCGGGCCGACGGCTTCGTGCCGAGCGAGGACCTCACCGCGTTCGCGGCCAGCGACTGA
- a CDS encoding universal stress protein: MYDDILLPTDGSDGIAQAATHAEAIAQRFDATVHVLSVVDTRNRFESPASGLSSEAWKEAEGERADHAIETTVAALGDGVAVETDVIEGVPKTAILEYVDEEGMDIVVMGTHGRTGLDHYLIGSVAEKVVRRSPVPVVTVRLTDD, encoded by the coding sequence ATGTACGACGACATCCTGCTCCCGACCGACGGCAGCGACGGTATCGCACAGGCTGCGACACACGCCGAAGCCATCGCACAGCGGTTCGACGCCACCGTCCACGTGCTCTCGGTGGTCGACACGCGCAACCGTTTCGAGAGCCCGGCCAGCGGCCTCTCGTCTGAGGCCTGGAAGGAGGCAGAGGGCGAGCGGGCAGACCACGCCATCGAGACGACGGTCGCGGCGCTGGGAGACGGCGTGGCCGTCGAGACCGACGTCATCGAGGGCGTCCCGAAGACGGCCATCCTCGAGTACGTCGACGAGGAGGGGATGGACATAGTCGTGATGGGCACCCACGGCCGGACCGGGCTGGACCACTACCTCATCGGTAGCGTCGCCGAGAAGGTCGTCCGCCGGTCGCCGGTGCCGGTCGTCACGGTCCGGCTGACCGACGATTAG
- a CDS encoding sulfite exporter TauE/SafE family protein: protein MTTSSSSDSIQKAFLKYQHVFVFLAPLLFIVSVYFLAPTSGSGTGYWLEYWWLFFFFLLGATIVNTVGISGSALFVPFLIFIFPLLAGETLDSQTLVKIGLISESFGLSSSALAFVQYGLVDRKLALSLVLGAVPFVVAGALLSFVIPAPVFHALLGLALIAASVLLFKADLGHEEPGEASSEEAEVSADGGPELPDDSDKLGPAGVETAEDGTVTRVDREGDDYSYSRAGWLERFGNYSIGGVFQGLAGFGVGELGIISMLRTNVPVRIAIGTNHIVVALTAVLASLVHVFGGAVVPGGHSLDLASTPWNMVVWTVPATVTGGQIAPYVSAAIDTELIKKGVGILFGIIAVALFLMASGAV, encoded by the coding sequence ATGACCACGTCGTCATCGTCCGACAGCATTCAGAAGGCCTTCCTGAAGTACCAGCACGTATTCGTGTTCCTCGCGCCACTGCTGTTTATCGTGTCTGTGTACTTCCTGGCCCCGACAAGCGGCTCCGGCACCGGCTACTGGCTGGAATACTGGTGGCTCTTTTTCTTCTTCCTCCTCGGAGCGACTATCGTCAACACCGTCGGTATCAGCGGGTCCGCGCTCTTTGTCCCCTTCCTCATCTTCATCTTTCCCCTGCTCGCCGGCGAGACGCTGGACTCCCAGACGCTCGTGAAAATCGGCCTCATCAGCGAGTCCTTCGGCCTCTCTTCCTCCGCGCTGGCGTTCGTCCAGTACGGGCTCGTCGACCGGAAGCTGGCGCTCAGTCTGGTGCTGGGAGCCGTCCCCTTCGTGGTCGCCGGCGCCCTGCTCTCCTTTGTCATCCCCGCCCCGGTGTTCCACGCGCTGCTCGGACTGGCGCTCATCGCCGCCTCCGTCCTCCTGTTCAAGGCCGACCTGGGCCACGAGGAGCCCGGTGAGGCCAGCAGCGAGGAGGCGGAAGTCTCAGCTGACGGCGGGCCCGAACTGCCCGACGACAGTGACAAGCTCGGCCCGGCCGGCGTCGAGACGGCCGAGGACGGTACGGTCACCCGGGTCGACCGCGAGGGCGACGACTACAGCTACTCGCGGGCCGGCTGGCTCGAACGCTTCGGGAACTACAGCATCGGCGGCGTCTTCCAGGGACTGGCCGGTTTCGGCGTCGGCGAGCTGGGCATCATCTCGATGCTCCGAACGAACGTCCCGGTGCGGATTGCCATCGGCACCAACCACATCGTCGTCGCACTCACTGCGGTGCTGGCCTCGCTGGTCCACGTCTTCGGCGGCGCCGTGGTCCCCGGCGGCCACAGTCTCGATCTGGCCTCGACGCCGTGGAACATGGTCGTCTGGACGGTGCCGGCGACGGTCACGGGCGGCCAGATTGCCCCCTACGTCTCGGCGGCCATCGACACGGAGCTCATCAAGAAGGGCGTCGGCATCCTCTTCGGGATTATCGCGGTCGCGCTGTTCCTGATGGCCTCGGGCGCGGTCTGA
- a CDS encoding DsbA family oxidoreductase, producing MSEQQASERITVYSDYVCPFCYLGRASLDQYQANREAPLEIDWHPFDLRSGQRRADGTIDHSVDTGKDDEYYEEAKQGVRRLQEKYGVEMDLEIATDVDSLPAQIVSYALKESEDYETWLAFDEAVLDALWRDGRDIGDADVLADIADSVGVDHERVHDILADEAHREAVHEQFQRAQQQGVTGVPTFAYDGHAARGAVPPEQLERLVDGV from the coding sequence ATGAGTGAACAACAGGCGAGCGAGCGGATAACGGTCTACTCTGACTACGTCTGCCCGTTCTGTTATCTCGGCCGGGCATCACTGGACCAGTACCAGGCGAACCGCGAGGCGCCCCTCGAAATCGACTGGCACCCCTTCGACCTCCGGAGCGGACAGCGCCGCGCGGACGGCACCATCGACCACAGCGTCGACACCGGGAAAGACGACGAGTACTACGAGGAGGCCAAGCAGGGCGTCCGGCGGCTCCAGGAGAAATACGGCGTGGAGATGGACCTCGAGATAGCCACCGACGTCGACTCCCTGCCGGCCCAGATCGTCTCCTACGCGCTCAAAGAGAGCGAGGACTACGAGACGTGGCTCGCCTTCGACGAGGCCGTCCTCGACGCGCTCTGGCGGGACGGGCGCGACATCGGGGACGCCGACGTGCTGGCCGACATCGCCGACTCGGTCGGTGTCGACCACGAGCGCGTCCACGACATCCTTGCGGACGAGGCCCACCGCGAGGCTGTCCACGAGCAGTTCCAGCGCGCACAGCAACAGGGTGTCACCGGTGTCCCGACGTTCGCCTACGACGGCCACGCCGCTCGCGGTGCGGTGCCACCCGAGCAACTGGAACGGCTGGTCGACGGCGTATAA
- a CDS encoding ferritin-like domain-containing protein: MASDQVIELLRKAYSDEIETVMNYQTNAIVLDGVRAEEIKESLQTDIQEELGHAEMLGQRLKQLEAQPPGSAEFVARQDSLQPPEDSTDVFSVIEGVLDAENDAIETYRDLVHAAEDADDPVTEDLAVTILADEEAHRTEFRGFRTEYRSD, encoded by the coding sequence ATGGCGAGCGACCAGGTCATCGAACTGCTTCGCAAGGCGTACAGCGACGAGATAGAGACCGTGATGAACTACCAGACGAACGCGATCGTCCTCGACGGCGTCCGCGCAGAGGAGATAAAGGAGAGTCTCCAGACGGATATCCAGGAGGAGTTGGGCCACGCCGAGATGCTCGGCCAGCGCCTGAAACAGCTGGAGGCCCAGCCGCCTGGGTCGGCCGAGTTCGTCGCCCGGCAGGACTCGCTGCAGCCCCCCGAGGACTCGACCGACGTCTTCTCCGTCATCGAGGGCGTCCTCGACGCCGAAAACGACGCCATCGAGACGTACCGCGACCTCGTCCATGCCGCCGAGGACGCCGACGACCCCGTCACCGAAGACCTGGCAGTGACGATTCTTGCCGACGAGGAGGCTCACCGGACGGAGTTCCGTGGCTTCCGCACCGAGTACCGCAGCGACTGA
- the thiD gene encoding bifunctional hydroxymethylpyrimidine kinase/phosphomethylpyrimidine kinase — MQRTESPVAPPVVLTIAGSDSGGGAGIQADLKTIEAGGAFGTSAITSVTAQNTTGVQGSHLLPTDDIAAQIRAVREDFDVAAVKTGMLATSEVIELVAERAADLPNLVVDPVMVATSGDRLLAAEAEDAYEALVAEAAVVTPNADEAEVLTGRAIDDPEDAAAAGQDLVAMGADAALVKGGHVAGDDIVDVLVTDDAVGTYRHDRVDTDATHGSGCTLSAAIATRLARGDDLGDAVARGIDLLARAVRYNLDVGEGPGAVHHTVELRDTAAREETSEAVESVAAALTENKLAPLVPESGMAVAGATPHAERPDEVAAVDGRITLTMAGPRPNHGVRFGAEPELARFLLAVREAEPSSRFAVTCRLSDDAESAVATLDGPVVTVADGEREAEATPEALVEQALDGHDDAPVAIVDPGAVGVAGQVVVLADGAATVVERVETVLNAVQQG, encoded by the coding sequence ATGCAACGGACGGAGTCGCCGGTAGCGCCACCGGTCGTGCTCACCATCGCGGGGAGTGACTCGGGCGGCGGGGCCGGCATCCAGGCCGACCTGAAGACCATCGAGGCCGGCGGGGCCTTCGGGACCAGCGCCATCACGAGCGTCACGGCACAGAACACGACGGGGGTCCAGGGGAGCCACCTCCTGCCGACCGACGACATCGCGGCCCAGATACGCGCCGTCCGCGAGGACTTCGACGTCGCGGCGGTCAAGACCGGGATGCTCGCCACCAGCGAGGTCATCGAGCTCGTCGCGGAGCGCGCAGCCGACCTCCCGAACCTCGTCGTCGACCCGGTGATGGTGGCGACGTCGGGCGACCGCCTGCTGGCCGCCGAGGCCGAGGACGCCTACGAGGCCCTCGTCGCCGAGGCGGCGGTAGTCACACCCAACGCCGACGAAGCTGAAGTACTGACAGGCCGAGCCATCGACGACCCCGAAGACGCGGCCGCGGCGGGACAGGACCTCGTGGCGATGGGCGCCGACGCCGCCCTGGTCAAGGGCGGGCACGTCGCCGGCGACGATATCGTCGACGTGCTAGTGACCGACGACGCCGTGGGGACCTACCGCCACGACCGGGTCGACACCGACGCGACCCACGGGTCGGGCTGTACGCTCTCGGCGGCCATCGCGACCCGGCTGGCCCGCGGCGACGACCTCGGCGACGCGGTCGCAAGGGGTATCGACCTCCTCGCTCGGGCAGTCCGCTACAACTTAGACGTCGGCGAGGGGCCGGGCGCAGTCCACCACACGGTCGAACTGCGCGACACAGCCGCCCGCGAAGAGACGAGCGAGGCCGTCGAGAGCGTCGCCGCGGCGCTGACCGAGAACAAGCTCGCCCCGCTGGTCCCCGAATCGGGGATGGCCGTCGCGGGCGCGACTCCCCACGCGGAGCGGCCCGACGAGGTGGCTGCCGTCGACGGGCGCATCACGCTGACGATGGCCGGGCCCCGGCCGAACCACGGCGTCCGCTTCGGTGCGGAACCGGAGCTGGCTCGCTTCCTGCTGGCGGTGCGGGAAGCGGAGCCGTCCAGTCGGTTCGCGGTCACCTGCCGGCTGTCCGACGACGCCGAGAGCGCGGTCGCGACCCTCGACGGTCCCGTCGTGACCGTGGCCGACGGCGAGCGGGAAGCCGAGGCCACGCCCGAAGCGCTGGTCGAGCAAGCGCTCGACGGGCACGACGACGCGCCGGTAGCCATCGTCGACCCCGGCGCGGTCGGCGTGGCGGGGCAGGTAGTGGTGCTTGCCGACGGCGCCGCCACGGTCGTCGAGCGGGTCGAGACAGTGCTGAACGCAGTCCAACAGGGCTAG
- a CDS encoding DUF7331 family protein, with protein MASAPSNTQQADEQYGAFTTGDGDVVVYDTDNPEAWLQSDYAVEVGPTSERTSA; from the coding sequence ATGGCATCGGCCCCCAGTAATACGCAGCAAGCAGACGAGCAGTACGGCGCTTTCACGACCGGCGACGGCGACGTTGTCGTCTACGATACGGACAACCCCGAGGCGTGGCTCCAGTCCGACTACGCCGTCGAAGTAGGCCCCACCTCCGAGCGGACAAGCGCCTAG
- a CDS encoding AIR synthase family protein has protein sequence MPELGKVDRDFFDEYIYPNLGAEREDVPLGPQHGVDFGVIDVGERAVAMASDPVFVMPSLGFERAAWFAFHILMSDVAVSGLPPTHLSIDFNLPPEITNEEFQTVWETFDEEARELGVSVVTGHTGRYAGCNYPMVGGATAVSVGDFAELVRPDGASVGDRIVVTKGPAIEATGLLSIQFESLMAEQLDAATVADATDRFYDMSPVRDALTAAAAGPVTAMHDATECGIYGGLYEMARAAGVGIELETDRVPVQPGVREACDFFDIDPWISISEGTLLAAVEPEGVDDVLTALESEGIPAADAGEVVEGSGLVVDGEPTDHPGVDPFWGTFEEYLGKLE, from the coding sequence ATGCCCGAACTCGGAAAGGTCGACCGCGACTTCTTCGACGAGTACATCTATCCGAACCTCGGCGCCGAGCGCGAGGACGTCCCGCTCGGCCCGCAACACGGGGTCGACTTCGGCGTTATCGACGTCGGCGAGCGGGCCGTCGCGATGGCCAGCGACCCTGTCTTCGTGATGCCGTCGCTCGGGTTCGAGCGCGCCGCCTGGTTTGCCTTCCACATCCTGATGAGCGACGTCGCCGTCTCCGGACTCCCGCCGACGCATCTGTCCATCGACTTCAACCTCCCGCCCGAAATCACGAACGAGGAGTTCCAGACGGTGTGGGAGACCTTCGACGAAGAGGCCCGTGAACTGGGCGTCTCGGTCGTCACGGGCCACACCGGCCGGTACGCAGGCTGTAACTACCCGATGGTCGGTGGCGCGACGGCCGTCTCGGTCGGCGACTTCGCCGAGCTCGTCCGGCCCGACGGCGCGAGCGTCGGCGACCGCATCGTCGTCACGAAAGGCCCCGCTATCGAGGCGACGGGGCTGCTTTCCATCCAGTTCGAGTCGCTCATGGCCGAGCAGTTGGACGCCGCGACCGTCGCGGACGCGACCGACCGCTTCTACGACATGAGCCCTGTCAGGGACGCCCTGACGGCGGCCGCGGCGGGGCCGGTGACGGCGATGCACGACGCGACCGAGTGTGGCATCTACGGCGGACTCTACGAGATGGCCCGCGCGGCCGGCGTCGGCATCGAACTGGAGACCGACCGCGTCCCGGTCCAGCCCGGGGTCCGGGAGGCCTGTGACTTCTTCGACATCGACCCGTGGATATCCATCAGCGAGGGGACCCTGCTCGCGGCGGTCGAGCCCGAGGGCGTCGACGACGTGCTCACAGCACTCGAATCGGAGGGGATTCCGGCGGCCGACGCCGGGGAAGTCGTCGAGGGCTCCGGGCTGGTCGTCGACGGCGAGCCGACCGACCACCCCGGCGTGGACCCCTTCTGGGGGACCTTCGAGGAGTACCTGGGAAAGCTCGAGTAA
- a CDS encoding DUF6789 family protein, which yields MNRTTSAIVGGFVGTAAMSVVLTILEVEVRYGLGVFDAIARFVRVPGDPVLGFAIYVMVGTFGWPLLFLSLERYVPLSLDPAVAGTLLGTVLWLGFAVIGRGDLAGALLLVYLAATLVAHLVYGFSMGAVYAELATHTTASDDAVSDVP from the coding sequence ATGAATAGAACTACCAGCGCCATCGTCGGTGGGTTCGTCGGGACGGCGGCGATGTCGGTCGTCCTGACGATTCTCGAGGTCGAGGTCCGGTACGGACTCGGCGTCTTCGACGCTATCGCGCGGTTCGTCCGTGTGCCCGGTGACCCGGTACTTGGCTTTGCCATCTACGTGATGGTCGGCACCTTCGGCTGGCCGCTGCTCTTTTTGAGCCTCGAGCGGTACGTCCCGCTCTCGCTGGACCCCGCAGTCGCCGGGACGTTGCTCGGCACCGTGCTCTGGCTCGGCTTCGCCGTCATCGGGCGGGGTGACCTTGCCGGTGCGCTCCTGCTGGTCTATCTCGCAGCCACGCTCGTGGCGCATCTGGTCTATGGCTTCTCGATGGGTGCCGTCTACGCCGAACTCGCGACACACACGACCGCCAGCGACGACGCTGTCAGCGATGTCCCGTGA
- a CDS encoding low molecular weight phosphatase family protein produces the protein MTDPFRVAFVCVQNAGRSQMSTAFAEREVEERELGDHVEVVTGGTDPADHVHEEVVEIMRELDVDLSDRTPRSVSTEELLACDLVVTMGCSTLELDADVEVRDWALDDPDGQDLDAVREIRDDIRDRVGDVFDDIAARLERA, from the coding sequence ATGACAGACCCGTTCCGCGTCGCCTTCGTCTGTGTACAAAATGCCGGCCGCTCCCAGATGTCGACCGCCTTCGCCGAGCGCGAGGTCGAAGAGCGCGAGCTCGGCGACCACGTCGAGGTCGTCACTGGCGGGACCGACCCCGCAGACCACGTCCACGAGGAAGTGGTCGAGATAATGCGGGAACTCGACGTCGACCTCTCGGACCGGACGCCGCGTTCGGTCTCGACCGAGGAACTGTTGGCGTGTGACCTCGTGGTGACGATGGGCTGTTCGACGCTGGAGTTAGACGCCGACGTCGAGGTCCGGGACTGGGCGCTCGACGACCCCGACGGGCAGGACCTCGATGCGGTTCGGGAGATTCGCGACGATATCCGCGACCGTGTCGGCGACGTGTTCGACGACATCGCGGCGCGACTGGAGCGCGCTTGA
- a CDS encoding DUF7344 domain-containing protein: MAALNTSRLTETFEVLVHPHRRYVLYHLACNSGATGTDALAAAIARWNVESGADRTTSIDTIRIALYHSHLPKLADAGFITVDRNSDAVELEDSDTLDSFLGDAASIDECAHLSLSAGADRN, translated from the coding sequence ATGGCAGCGCTGAACACATCACGACTAACCGAGACGTTCGAGGTACTGGTACATCCACACCGGCGCTACGTGCTGTACCATCTGGCCTGCAACTCCGGGGCCACCGGCACCGATGCGCTCGCAGCCGCGATCGCCAGGTGGAACGTGGAGTCGGGTGCTGACCGGACGACCAGCATCGACACGATCAGGATAGCCCTGTATCACAGCCACCTCCCGAAGCTCGCAGACGCCGGCTTCATCACTGTCGACCGAAACAGCGATGCAGTCGAGCTCGAGGACAGTGACACCCTCGACAGTTTTCTCGGGGACGCGGCGTCCATCGACGAGTGTGCCCACCTGTCGCTGTCGGCCGGGGCCGACAGGAACTAG
- a CDS encoding Lrp/AsnC family transcriptional regulator translates to MAEDPLNNLDRRILHLLQVDARGATDTNIASETDVTGTTVHNRIEQLEEEGIILGYNPEINYERAGYPMRVLFICSTELSERSEMAQKALEVRGVVNVREMLAGEENLHVEVVAESTSDVKESTQQLDELGLRTITSNILAEEHVQPWNHFHQEMAGEPDSLPDDDSTEG, encoded by the coding sequence ATGGCCGAGGACCCACTCAACAATCTCGACCGGCGCATCCTCCACTTGCTCCAGGTCGACGCCCGCGGTGCCACGGATACGAATATCGCGTCGGAGACCGACGTAACCGGGACGACCGTCCACAATCGCATCGAGCAACTCGAAGAGGAGGGAATCATCCTCGGGTACAACCCCGAAATCAACTACGAGCGGGCCGGATATCCCATGCGCGTCCTCTTTATCTGTTCGACCGAACTCTCCGAGCGGTCGGAGATGGCACAGAAGGCACTCGAGGTCAGGGGCGTGGTCAACGTCCGGGAGATGCTGGCCGGAGAAGAGAACCTCCACGTCGAGGTCGTAGCCGAATCGACGTCCGACGTCAAGGAGAGCACCCAGCAGCTGGACGAACTCGGCTTGCGCACCATCACCAGCAATATTCTGGCAGAAGAACACGTCCAGCCGTGGAACCACTTCCACCAGGAGATGGCAGGCGAGCCCGACTCGCTCCCGGACGACGACAGCACCGAGGGGTGA